CCTTTTATAGTGAgttttggagtggttacttgtttgATAACTCCCCCAATGTGAgtggaagttagaaggttcaaaTTTAACTTCTATAACTACTATGAGAAGTTAAGAACTTAGTGGAAAGTTAGGCGAAGAATAATGAATTCGCCCTCACTTCAGAATAGTAGAATGTGGTCCGAATTATAAGCTTTGGATAAAAATTCACTCTAAAAATCTATAACCATTGGGTGGTCGTCGAGGTCACTTCGTGAGCTGGACAAGCCTTTTGGTCCTGGATGACCTTCTGGTCCTAGACAACCCTTCTGGTCTTGGATGACCTTTCTTGTCTTAGACGACCCTTCTGGTCTTGGATGACCTTTCTGGTCTTAGACGACCTTTTTGGTCTTGAACAACCCTTCAGGTCATGGACGACCTTTCTGGTCTTGAACGACCCTTGCTAGTCCTAAACGATCCTTCTGGTCTTGGATGACTTTTCTGGTCTTAGACGATCCTTGCTAGTCCTGGACAACCCTTCTGGTCTTAGACGACTTTTCTGGTCTTGGACGACCTTACTGGTCTTGGACGACCCTTTTGGCCTTGGACGACCTTTCTGGTCTTCAACACCCTTTCTGGTCTTGGATGACCTTGCTAATCTTGGATGACCTTTCTAGTCTTGGACGACTTTTCTGGTCTTAGATGACCTTTCTGGTCTTGGACAACCCTTCTGGTCTTGGACGACCTTGCTGGTCTTGGACGACCCTTCTGGTCTTGGACGACCCTTCTGGTCTTGGACGACCCTTCTGGTCTTGGACGACCCTTCTGGTCTTGGACCCTTCTAATCTTGGATGACCTTTTTGGTCTTGGACGACCTTTCTAGTCTTGGAAGACCTTTTTAGTCTTGACCGTTCCTTTTGGTCTTAGATAACCTTTTTGGTCCTAGACGACCTTTCTGGTCTTGGAAGACCCTTCTGGTCTTGGACGACCCTTCTGGTCTTGGGGACCTTTACAACATTTCTGGTCTTGGATGACCTTTCTAGTCTTGGACAACCCTTCTATGTTGCATCCATAGGTGTCGTCTAGGTCAAAAAGACAAGAATGACTATACCTAACGAGACGGTCGTCCATAAACAAATGGGTCGTCCATAAGGAAAGCACATGGACGACCCCCCAACACTTGGTAAAATTCTAGGGAATTTTATCCACACAAACTAGTAAATTGAACCAAATGTTATTATTCTAAGGCATGAGTAAGACCTCGGTTCATCATTATATCCTCCAATTGagtacttaacttccaatgacagttatagaagataaagatgaaATATAACTCCCATAGCGGTTttggaagttatccttgaaccctctgacctcctcaaatacaATAGaagttataaatcaaataattgCTTTGAGAGCATACTATATAACACCCATTTAGACCAGATGAAGGTAAGTTGGACATATCTCCTCTAAAGTTGAAACTCTAGATTTTGAGAGAAACTAAATTAAgtatcggagggttcttggccggtccaCCCCGGTCACATTTTGATCacgtgttttcttttttaggttttttccAAGCTATTTCTAATCATTGAAGCCCGAAGCATTTAGTCTACtgatttttcttctcattatcaattggcgtcgtctgtgggaaggATTAATTTAGTATTTCATAGTTTATCTTTCCTTGACAAAAGGCTACATGGTTCAGACAAGATCAAGGGCCACTAGCCTAGGCCACAAGTTGAGTAGGGATGCTTTTAGCAATTCCCACCGTGATCGCTAGTGAGTGCCTTTCACGCAACCATCTTCCATCCAACACATACAGTCCATGGCAGTTGCCATGGTGAAGTTAACCCGTCAAAACCAAGATTTGACTAGGGAGATTAATCTAAGGAGGCAACATCATGAAGGATATGCTGAAGGGCAAGCCCAGAGTCAAGATAATAGAGGAGGAAATGCTGAGCTCGAGAGCCAGTCAAAGGGTACCACTTCACGAAGGGTGtcacacttggagagggagatggaccaaATGGGGAAGGTCATGGATGAGATAAGGGAGAACATGAGAAGGGCGAATACCGTAGAAGATTTGGTTCACCCAACAAACTCCcttttcacggcttccatcaacagtcaccccttGCCTCTGAAGTTCAAGATGCCTTTCTTAGACTTGTATGATGGAACGCGTGACCCTTTCAATCAtattgctactttcaagactGCAATGCACCTTCAAAGGGTTCTAGATGAAATTATGTGTAGAGCCTTCCCTACCATCCTCAAAGGTCCAGCATGAGTGTGGTTCAACAAGATACCTCCGAATACAGTAAGTTCTTTTGAAGAATTAAGTAAGTTGTTTGCcaataattttattggaggACAAATGCACAAACGTTTCTCGTCCAGCCTACTAACCATAGAGCAAGGAGAGAATGAAAGCTTGTGGTCCTTCATTACTTGTTTCAATAGGGAAGCCCTGACAGTGgatgagatggatgacaagttgttattggtggcctTTCATAACGGAGTGAACTTTGATTTGTTCATCCACAAGCTTTATGAGCAAGAGCCTTAAACCATGgctgaactcgtccattcaGTCCAAAACTTTATGAATGTAGAAGACGCAATTATAGctaagaagaggaagagagctGAGAGGTTGGAAGCAGATCTTCCGCGCCATCTTGAGCAaggtcctcgtccaaagaagggaCGAACAGGAGAGAAGAAAGATTGAGACAACAAGAAGGTAGGCTCTTCAGCACGgagtcagcaatacacgccTTTGAATATGGCGCTTGAAAAAGTGCtcatgcaaatcaaggatgatccttccttgaagtggccagaaaaaatgaagggagatcccaacaagtgcaataggaacaagtattgccgcttccTCAGAGATCatgggcatgacacggacgagtgtttCGATTTGAAGTAACAGATAGAAAAATTAGAAGAACCGTCATGACCTCCATTTGGAGAAATAAGGGTTATTATAGGAGGTACTTCAACAGGACAGTCTTCTAAGTCAAGAAAGATGTATCTcaaggtggtgcaaaacgtccAACTCTCTGGGTGATCACCAAGGATGAGGACGGACGAACCTGCCATCACATTCACAGATGAGGATGCTGAAagagttcaccacccacatgatgaTGCAATTGTTATCACTTTGCTCATTGCTGATTATACGACTagaagggtgttggtagacaatggaAGTTCGGAAGACATCctgtattaccccgccttcTAGCAAATGAGGCTTAGACGTGATCAACTTCGTCCAGTATGTTCGCCCTTGATAGGATTTGGAGGAATAAAAGTGCAACCCGTAGGAACCATTACATTACCTGTGGTGGTAGGATCATACCTGCAACAAATAACCAAGGAAGTGAACTTCCTCGTAGTAGACTATTCGTTTTCTTAAAATGCCATCATCAGAAGACCAACTCTGAACAGCTGAAAGGCAGTAACATCTACCTACTGCCTATCGGTCAAATTCCCTACGGAGTATAGGGTAAGGCAAGTGCAAGGGGATCAGTTAGCAGCAAGAGAGTGTTATTTGGCCATGTTGGCTACGGACGAATAGGTTCAGACAATGAGCATTGAGGAGAGAAGAGTTGTTGTAGAGCCCACCGAATTGCTGGAAGAGAACAACTTGGAAAAGTATACAAGGGTTGGAGCAAGTATGGAAAGCAAGATGAAGCAAAACCTTATCCAGTTCTTAAAGAAGAGCATTGAtatatttgcatggagtcacgaagacATGCCAGGTATTGACCTTAGTGTCATTACCTATCATCTAAACATATATCCTTCCTTCAAGCCTATgcgtcaaaagaaaaaaagtgtttgCCCCTCAACAAGACAAAGCCATTAAAGAAGAAGTTTAAAAGCTAACTACAGCAAAATTTATATGGGAAGTTTATTACCCGGACTGGTTGGTTAATGTGGTGATGATCAAGAAGGCTAATGGCAAATGGAagatgtgtgtggacttcaccgatctaaacaaggcttgccccaaagatagctacccgtTGCCACATATTGATCAGTTGGTGAACTCAACAGCGGGTCATAAGCTGCTAagtttcatggatgccttcCCAGGTTATAACCAGATAAGGATGGACGAGGCGGATCAAGAAAAGACATCCCTCACCACCAGTCAAGGCCTGTTTTGTTATGAGATGATGCCCTTTGGGTTGAAAAAAGCGAAGGCAAATTATCAAAGGCTGGTGAACCATATGCTTCATCTACAAATTAGGCAAATGTGGAAgtttacgtagatgacatgctggtaaagagcctAGACAAGGATAAGCACCTGGACGACCTCCAAGAAACATTTGACAAGCTTAGACAGTACAACATGAAGCTAAATCTGAgtaagtgtgcttttggagtctCGTTTGGTAAGTTTCTCGGATTCATGGTTTCTTACAGGGGAATTGAGGCAAACCCCGATAAAATCCAAGCAATTTTGAATATGGAAACGCCAAGGAacatcaaggaagtccagtcccTCACCAGACAAGTTACTGCCCTTACCAAGCTCGTTTCTAAAGCTATTGAAAAGTGCTTAccattttttaaagttcttaagaaggcatttgaatggacggGCGAGTGTTAAAAGGCCTTTCAAGACCTCAAGGCCTACCTCACAACAACCCCTCTACTGAGCCTGTCCGTACCTAGTGAAGAATTATATTTGTATCTAGTAGTGTCCCCGCATGCAATAAGCTCAGCATtgattagagaagaaggaaagatacAGAAGCCAGTCTACTATACAAGCCAAGAGCTGAGAGGGGCCGAATGACGATACCCCATGACGAAAAAGCTAGCATTTGCTTTGGTTACAGCTTCTAGGAAATTAAGGCATTATTTTCAGGCTCATGTCATCAATGTCTTAATAGATCATCCATTAAAGAAGGCAATGACCAAGTTGGAGGCCGCAGGACGACTAATCCAATAGGCTATAGAACTTAGTGAGTTCGATGTCAGGTACCAACCAAGAAGCGCGATAAAAGCACAAGtattggtagatttcattgtagaGTTCACTCCGTGTAAAGGAGAGCTAGATGAGGTGGGCAAAGCTCAGAGATGGATCATCCATGTGGATGGATTGTCTACACTACATATAGAAGGGAAATGAGTTGTTTTGCAATCCCCAGAAGAAGATAAGTTAAAGTACAAGGTTCGTCTGCAATATCCAGCAACCAACAAGGAAGTGGAATATGAAGCCTTTCTTAAAGGGCTAGAATTGGCAAAATCCTTGGAAGTAGAATTCATTGCTCGTCCAAGGAGACTCTCAGCTGGTTATGGGTCAAGCGAACGGAACGTATGAAGCTAAGGAAGAGTGGATGAAGAAATATCTTAATAAGGTGAGACGCCTTGTGAAAAGATTTAAGGAAGCTAGTTTCTTTCAAATCCCGAGAGAAGAAAacatggaagcagatgccttaATGAAGGAAGCCTGAACGAGTGAATCAATGGATGAGTTTGACAAAATTCaatatttctttcatttgcttctttgtaGGAATTTTAATGACATTTCGATTGAAATTCCTAAATTTaattaaaggaaagaaaactcCTTTGAAGCAATTTAATCACTATGAACATATTTGGAATTGGAGAATTTTCTTACATCAATTtttatggtcattttattttatgaattattaattctaattttgaTTAAGGAATTAATAATCCCAAAGAATTTGTCATGATGAATATGgtggagtcaaggactccaCTAAAAATattagagtcaaggactccataaatttaaaagagtCATGGATTCCATTGATGGGGTAAAGTCAAAGACTCCATTATTTttgtagagtcaaggactccattgatgGCATGGAGTATTATTTTTgtggagtcaaggactccattaatgaggtggagtcaaggactccattattTTTGTGGAGTGAAGAACTCCATTGAtggggtagagtcaaggactccattattTTTGTAGAGTTAAGAACTCCATTTAAAGAGAACATTACATCACAACTTtaagagaatttttatttggtaatgtACAAGTAGGAGTTACGAGTCAAGGACTCGTATTTAGAGCTTCATGCATGGAGTTAGGAACTCCTCATGAAACTCGATCCTATTTGCATTACCAagcaaaaattcatattttaaaaatgagggagagagagagatttagagAAGAAATGGACTGATGAAATCCCACATACAAACCTATGCTATTCCTCCTCTGCTTAATATTGCTCTCTCTATccttgcctctttttttttcttctctttatgtCTCTGCCTTGCGCGTACTTGCCATCTTCTCTTGTATATCtgcatttttctcttttcttaatTCTTCCTCCCCTCTTTTTTTCACTTGTGCGTGCctctctatttatagagagaCTCCAAAAGAAGTTGCTCCCTTATTTTTCTCTCAACTGATCAGATGATGGAGCAGTTTTCgttagtttttctctccatAACTCCTAATTTTGTGTTCAGCTGTGACCCATTTTCACCAAACTGTTCTCCTTAATTTCTGCCAGTGACACTTCTTTATCCACTtttcaacttttcaattttttattattatatttacttCAGCCGGCCATCTTTTCGCCctttatctcttttatttatttagggaCGTGACATAATGCCATTGTGGCAATACTGCCATAAACCCATCTtccttatattatttttttgcaccatttttttaaaattaattttgttaattttgaagggctttttttttttttttttcatgaacttgtccaaaatttatattttttgataaatcttGCTTGgacatatttttttaagtaaccatttttttgttgttgaaaatttaatatttcaacAAAGACGGTGTGTTACTGGATGGTAAGGAGGCCGCTATGAAGCTGAAGTTATAGGCAGCGTGGTTCATGCTAATAAAAGGCATCTTATATAAACggggcttctcccatccgtacCTGAGGTGTCTTAGCCCCGAAGAAGTAGATTATGTAATGAGAGAAGTCCACGTAGGAGTGTGTGGGAACCATTCAGGATTACGATCCTTAGTGCACAAGCTAATTAGAGCAGGTTACTATTGGCCCactatgcagaaggatgcccagaTATATGTCAAAACTTGCGACAAGTGCCAGAGGTTTGGCAACCTCCTCAGGCAACCAACAGAGGAGCTCACCCCAATGACGACCCCGTGGCTTTTTgcccaatgggggttggatatcatgggaccattcccaACAACAGTCAAGCAGCTGAAATTCCTAGTAGTCGGTattgactatttcaccaaatgggtggaggccgaaGCCCTGGCCACCTTCACGGAAAAGAATATGAAgctttgtatggaagaatatcatcTGCCGATACAGTATACCTAGGGTACTGATCTCAGACAACAGAAAACAATTCAATAATGATTCATTCCGAGATTTTTGCTCACAGTTGGGAATAAAAAATCACTATTCATCTCCTACCCACCCACAAGCCAACGGACAAGTCGAGGTAACAAACCGATCCTTGCTCAAAATTATCAAGACTCgcctcgagggggcaaaggtgATATGGCCGGAGGAGTTGCCAAGCATTTTGTGGGCCTATAGGATGACAGCAAGGACACCTACAGGGGAGACTCCATTTCGACTGGCATACGGGAGCGAGGTAGTCATCCCGGCCAAGGTTGGACTCACAAGCTACACAGTTGGAAACTACGATAGCAGTAAGAATGATGAAGTGATACGCCTTCAACTTGACTTTGTGGATGAGGTCAGGGCGACAACTGAGTAGAGGTTAGCACGGTACCAAGACTTCATAAcaaagcattacaactccaaaGTCAGAAGCAGGAACTTCCAAGTTGGAGATCTCGTCTTGAGAAAGGTGACAATAGCGATAAGAGACCCCACCcaaggaaagctaggacctaattgggaaggaccctacatgATTACGTCATGGCAAAGGAAAGGAACTTACCACTTGGAGACATTGGACGAGCAAAAGTTGCATCACCTCTAAAACACggagcacttgaagaaatactaccaaTAGACGTCCTCAGCATGGACAACAAtactcctcatttccagtttattgcttttttaaaaaaaaaaatttattatttgtagTTTCTTTTAAGCCTgaaag
The sequence above is drawn from the Castanea sativa cultivar Marrone di Chiusa Pesio chromosome 5, ASM4071231v1 genome and encodes:
- the LOC142635040 gene encoding uncharacterized protein LOC142635040, encoding MGGGRSPGHLHGKEYEALYGRISSADTLGIKNHYSSPTHPQANGQVEVTNRSLLKIIKTRLEGAKVIWPEELPSILWAYRMTARTPTGETPFRLAYGSEVVIPAKVGLTSYTVGNYDSSKNDEVIRLQLDFVDEVRATTE